The stretch of DNA CAAGGGGCTCGTCGACCGGTTCCGTTCACTGCCCATGGCGCGTGGCGCGGTCCTCACCGGCCGTACCATCGCCGACCTCGTACAGACCGCGCTGACCGTCGTCGTGCTCGTGGTCGTCGCCGTGCTCGTCGGCTGGCGCATCCACAACGGGGTGCCCAAGGCGCTGGGCGCGTTCGCGCTGCTGCTCCTGCTCGGTTATGCGTTCTCCTGGATCGGCGCGCTGATCGGCCTCTCCGTCCGCACTCCGGAGGCGGCCACCTCGGGCGGGCTGATCTGGCTCTTCCCGGTGACGTTCATCTCCAACGCGTTCGTGGACTCCGCCAAACTCCCCGGCTGGCTCCAGCCGATCGCGGAGTGGAACCCGTTCAGCGCGAGTGTGCAGGCGTGCCGGATCCTCTTCGGCAACCCGGGCGTCTCACCGTCCGACGCCTGGCCCATGCAGCACCCGGTGTGGGCGTCACTGATCTGGTCCGTGGTGATCATCCTCGTCTTCCGCTACCTGTCGGTGCGCAAGTACCGCTCGGCGACGGCGTAGACACGCACCGCGAGACCCCCGGCGCGTGCGGCGGTCCGGGGGTCTCGTCGTGCGGATGACACTCTGCGCGCGGTGCTGAGGACGCGCGGCGCGGGAAAGGAGCGTGGTCAGCCCTTGTAGGGCTTGGCCTCCAGGATCCTGACCATCGCGGACTTGCCGTTCGGCAGTTCGTACGCGGCGTCGTCCCCGACCTTCTTGCCGTTGACGCCCACGCCGAGCGGCGACTGCGGGGAATACGTCTCGATGTCGGCGCTCGCGTACTCCCGCGAGGCCATCAAGAACGTCAGGGTGTCGTCCTCGTCGCCGTCGAACGCGATCTTGACGACCATGCCGGGCTCGACGACGCCGTCGTCGGCGGGGGCCTCACCGACCTTCGCGTGTTCCAGCAGCTGGGTGAGCTGGCGCACCCGGAGCTCCTGCTTGCCCTGCTCTTCCTTGGCCGCGTGGTACCCGCCGTTCTCCCGCAGGTCGCCCTCCTCGCGCGCCGCCTCGATCTTCTTCGCGATCTCGGTGCGCGCAGGACCAGACAGGTACTCCAGCTCGGCCTTGAGCTGGTTGTACGCCTCCTGGGTCAGCCAGGTGACGTTGTCGCTGGTCTGGGTCACAGGTGCTCCTCGTAGGTACTGGGGATACAAAGCAACGCCCTACCCAGAAGGATGTTCCCTCTCGGGTGGGCGAAACCACGAGCCTAACAATTCCGCCGCCCCGGGGGGAGGACATAAGCCATCAGAAGTTCATCGACGCAGGTCGTCGCGGTCATAGCGACTTCGCATCCGCCGATGGGACCCAAGGGGCCTCTGGGGTGTGGGACGTTTCCCGGGACGCGAGGTACAGCCGGTGCGATCTGCCGCACATGCGCGGTCCGCTCCCGGAGGGCCCGGAGACCCGAGGGCGATCAGCCGGCGTGGCAGCCGACGAGCTCGGCGTTGGTGGCGCGGCCGGTCGTCCTCAACGTGACGACCCGGTCGATACGGCCCTCGTCCTGGTCGAAGCGGAAGTCGGCCCGGCCGACCTCGGCGCCGCTGGCGGCCTGGGAACGCATCGTGCAGTACCCCTTGACGCCGGAGTCCTTGCGGACCTCCAGATGGGCCTCGACCTTGGTGTCGGAGACCACGCTCCACTTGATGACCTCGGCACTTACCTTCTCGCCCGAGACGTAGTCGTAGCCGAACCACGCGACCATCGCGAGCAGGGCGACTCCGAGGACGGCGCCGATGACCTTGAGCTTGTGGTCGGCGCGCTGGTCGGCCGTGCGGCCGTAACGACTCTCGGGCGTCTCCAGGGGGCCGGTTCCCGCAGAGGGGCCCTCGGGGCGAACCGCCGTCATGATCGTTCCCTTCGGAGTGCGGGATCCGGGGTGCCGGAGAGACCGGGACCGGAGTGCCGGTATGGCCGGGGATGGACGAAGCCGGAATTTTCCGCCGCCCGGTTCGGTCACTATAGAAGCCGCACACCGCGACGAATCACTGAGGATCGAGTCTTGACTGAGCAGCTCAGGCTTATGGCCGTTCACGCCCACCCCGACGACGAGTCGAGCAAGGGCGCGGCCACCATGGCCAAGTACGTGTCCGAGGGGGTGGACGTGCTCGTCGTGACCTGCACCGGAGGCGAGCGCGGATCCATTCTCAACCCGAAGCTCCAGGGTGACGCCTTCATCGAGGCCAACATCCACGAGGTGCGCAAGAAGGAGATGGACGAGGCGCGCGAGATTCTCGGCGTCCACCAGTCCTGGCTGGGTTTCGTCGACTCGGGGCTGCCCGAGGGCGACCCGCTGCCGCCGCTCCCGCAGGGCTGCTTCGCCCTGGAGGACGTCGAGGTGGCCGCTGGCGCGCTGGTGAAGTCCATCCGTTCCTTCAGGCCGCAGGTCATCACGACCTACGACGAGAACGGCGGGTACCCGCACCCCGACCACATCATGACCCACAAGATCACGATGGTGGCTTTCGAGGGGGCGACGGACACCGAGAAGTTCCCCGAGGCGGAGTTCGGCCCCGTCTGGCAGCCGCTGAAGCTGTACTACAACCAGGGCTTCAACCGGCCGCGCACCCAGGCGCTGCACGACGCGCTCACCGAGCGTGGCATGGAGTCGCCGTACGGGGACTGGCTGAAGCGCTGGGACGAGTTCGAGCGGGTCGAGCGCACGCTGACCACGCACGTTCCCTGCGCCGACTTCTTCGAGATCCGTGACAAGGCGCTCATCGCGCACGCCACGCAGATCGACCCGGACGGAGGCTGGTTCCGTATCCCGATGGAGATCCAGCAGGAGGTCTGGCCGACGGAGGAGTACGAGCTCGCGAAGTCTCTCGTCGACACTTCCCTCCCCGAGGACGACCTCTTTGCGGGCATCCGCGACAATGGCTGAATGAGCGTAAGCGCAGGCGCAAGCCAGGCAATGACCCAGCTCGTTCCTCTTGCCAAGGAAATCGACGAGAACAAGGTGACTCCGGGCGTTCTCGGATTCATCGTCTTCGCGGTGATGGCGGCGGGCGTATGGGCCCTGATGAAGTCCATGAACCGCCACATGCGCAAGGTCGACTTCGAGGAGCCGACGGACGCGGAGGGCGACGGCAAGGACGCGGCGCCCCTCGGTGGGGCGGCGCACCCGCAGCGCGGCTGACACCCTCTTCCGAGGCCGGGTTCCCACAAGGGGCCGGGCCGCCCCGGGAGCCGAGCCCTGCCTGGCGGCTGAGCCCGGCTCGGCGAGGCTGAGCCCCGCTCGGCGGCTGAGCCACCCGGCGGACAGGACCGGCCATAAGGGTCGGGCTGTCCGCCGAGAGTCCTGCCCGGGGTCTCACAAGGGGAGCGGCGACGGACCGGGCGGTGGGCGTCCTGCCATCCACCGGGTGGCGCGGCCCCCTCGCGAGGCCCGCTCACGAGACGTTCGTCACGCGCCCGAGTCCCGGTCGTGGGTCCCCCTCGGAGCGGCTCCCCGGAGCCCGTCCGCAGCTCAGTCCCGCCCCTGCGAGTTCATCGCTTCCGCCTGGGAAGCCACCGGCATCGCCACCCCCATCATCTCGCGGGCGTGCCGGCCGGGCGTCATACCCAGCCGCCAGGCCTGCCAGCCGGAATCGAGCTCCGCGCGGCGCTCAAGAAGCAGACGGTAGGCCTCGATGGAGTCGCCCAGGGTGGCGTCCCTGGCGGGGTGCGAGGCCGCCGCGAGCTGCTCCAGGTCCTGCGCCGCCACGGCGGCACCGACCTCGAAGCCGCCGGGTGACGCGTACGGCAGCAGGGTCGCCCGCAGGAAACGCGCCCAGTCCTCGCCGCGCAGATCGCCGTAGGAGGCGAAGAGCGCCGTCGCCTCCTCGCACAGCGCGAGCGCCTGCGGGGTACGGGCGTTGCCCGCGTCGATCACGGCGAGCTCCAGGCACGTCCACGCCTCACCGTGCGCCACCCCCACCCGCTTGAAGTCGGCGCGGGCGTCGACCAGCAACTGCCTCGCGAAGCCGCTGTTGCGCAGCGAACCCGTCTGCGCGGCGCGATGGTCGCGGGTGACGCGCGCCGAGTGATGGCGCGCGCACGCCAGGCCGTACACGTCGCGCATCCGCGAGAACATCGTCCGTGACCGTTCCAGCTCCCGCAGAGCCGTGTCGAGCGTCCCCGCCTCCTCAAGGGCGTGGCCCAGGTAGTAGCGGGTCCACGCCTCGCCGCGCGCGTCCTCGTTGTCGCGGTGCCTGGACAGCGCGGCCCGCAGTTCGTCGGCGGCGTCCGCGGGCTCGCCCGCCATGAGCCGGACACGGGCGAGCTGAGTGAGGGCCCACGCCTCGCCCCGGCTGTCGTGCGTACGGCCGTAGAGGCCCAACGCCGCGCGGAGTTCGGTCTCGGCGCGGGCCGGGTCGCCCATCCGCAGACAGCACTGGCCGAGCTGGAAATGGGCCCACGCCTGACCGTGCAGCGACTCGTTCTCACGGTGCAGGATCTGCGCGTCGGCCAGGAGCGCCAGGGCCTCGGCCAGCCGCCCCCTGTCGCGTTCCACGGCGGCCAGCGCGTGCAGGGTCCAGCCCCGGTCGCCGCCCAGCTCCGGCGCGGCCTGGAGCTCCAGCGCCTCCCGCAGCTTCTCCGCGGCCTCCTCCAGCCGCCCCTGGTGGTGCAGGGTGATGCCGAGCGAGCCGAGGGCGCGTGCGGCGCCCGCCTCGTGGTGGGCCTCGAAGTACAGATCCACCA from Streptomyces tsukubensis encodes:
- a CDS encoding ABC transporter permease produces the protein MGAPPSRTGFLQSVRDSLVMTRRNLIRMTRIPEIVLFALIQPVMFVVMFAYVFGGSLQVGGTTSPDVYRNFLMAGIFAQTVTFATAGAGAGIAEDMHKGLVDRFRSLPMARGAVLTGRTIADLVQTALTVVVLVVVAVLVGWRIHNGVPKALGAFALLLLLGYAFSWIGALIGLSVRTPEAATSGGLIWLFPVTFISNAFVDSAKLPGWLQPIAEWNPFSASVQACRILFGNPGVSPSDAWPMQHPVWASLIWSVVIILVFRYLSVRKYRSATA
- the greA gene encoding transcription elongation factor GreA is translated as MTQTSDNVTWLTQEAYNQLKAELEYLSGPARTEIAKKIEAAREEGDLRENGGYHAAKEEQGKQELRVRQLTQLLEHAKVGEAPADDGVVEPGMVVKIAFDGDEDDTLTFLMASREYASADIETYSPQSPLGVGVNGKKVGDDAAYELPNGKSAMVRILEAKPYKG
- a CDS encoding DUF4307 domain-containing protein is translated as MTAVRPEGPSAGTGPLETPESRYGRTADQRADHKLKVIGAVLGVALLAMVAWFGYDYVSGEKVSAEVIKWSVVSDTKVEAHLEVRKDSGVKGYCTMRSQAASGAEVGRADFRFDQDEGRIDRVVTLRTTGRATNAELVGCHAG
- the mca gene encoding mycothiol conjugate amidase Mca yields the protein MTEQLRLMAVHAHPDDESSKGAATMAKYVSEGVDVLVVTCTGGERGSILNPKLQGDAFIEANIHEVRKKEMDEAREILGVHQSWLGFVDSGLPEGDPLPPLPQGCFALEDVEVAAGALVKSIRSFRPQVITTYDENGGYPHPDHIMTHKITMVAFEGATDTEKFPEAEFGPVWQPLKLYYNQGFNRPRTQALHDALTERGMESPYGDWLKRWDEFERVERTLTTHVPCADFFEIRDKALIAHATQIDPDGGWFRIPMEIQQEVWPTEEYELAKSLVDTSLPEDDLFAGIRDNG